GGCTTCGACGCGCAGGTCGAGATGGGCAGCTCGGGCATCGCGCCGGGCTCGCTCGTCACCGGCCGTTTCACCATCGACACCTCCGCGGCCGAGCAGGCGGGCTTGCCCAACCAGGCCGTCTATCTGCTGCCCGAAGTCCGCGTCCAGCTCGCGGGCACCGAGTACGTGTTCGGAAGCGACCAGGGCTACCTGCAGATCGCGCGTCAGACGAACTACGACGACTACGTCGTGTCGGCGAGCTCGCCGGTCGCGAGCGTCATCCTGCGCGTGGCCTACACCGTGGGAACGTTCCCGAGCTTCTCGCCCGACCCCGACCTCGGCCTCCTGAACGGCGCCACGCGAAACGGCTACGACAGCGGGTTCTATCTGGGGGCCACCTATCTCACCGTGAGCGTCCCAGGCGTGAGCAGCCCGATCGCCGTGGCCAGCGTGGGCCCGTTCCACCTCGTCCCGGAGCCCGCGGGCCTGGCGCTCTTCGGGCTGGCCGCGCTGGCAATCCGCGCCTTCCGACAGCCTGCCATAGGGCGACGGAGCACCCACCTCGGTGAGCGCGGAGTCAGTGGTCT
This region of Myxococcota bacterium genomic DNA includes:
- a CDS encoding PEP-CTERM sorting domain-containing protein yields the protein GFDAQVEMGSSGIAPGSLVTGRFTIDTSAAEQAGLPNQAVYLLPEVRVQLAGTEYVFGSDQGYLQIARQTNYDDYVVSASSPVASVILRVAYTVGTFPSFSPDPDLGLLNGATRNGYDSGFYLGATYLTVSVPGVSSPIAVASVGPFHLVPEPAGLALFGLAALAIRAFRQPAIGRRSTHLGERGVSGLRRSRTPRA